A genomic window from Sorex araneus isolate mSorAra2 chromosome 2, mSorAra2.pri, whole genome shotgun sequence includes:
- the LOC101540504 gene encoding H-2 class II histocompatibility antigen, E-S beta chain-like: MSREKYWKVQELQGCRVGSGVSGGEGVLRLHLPGGGGDGRPSSSGFLASRKFQMPGAEEFPLTLGLLLQQAQVSFHYQIKHECHFSNGTERVRYLERYFYNREEFVRFDSDLGKFQAVTELGQQNAESWNQQKDTVEYKWAAVRRFCKHNYKVGESFTVQRRVEPLVTVFPSKTQSLQHHNLLVCSVNGFYPGHIEIRWFRNGQEEKAGVVSTGLVPNGDWTFQTQVMLESVPQSGDIYSCQVEHPSLQSPITVEWRAESEFALSKILSGIGGFVLGLLFLGVGLLVNYKSQKGHSGLQPTTNL, from the exons ATGTCCAGAGAGAAGTACTGGAAGGTTCAGGAGCTGCAGGGCTGTAGGGTGGGAAGTGGGGTGTCGGGAGGAGAGGGAGTTCTGAGGCTGCATCttccaggaggaggaggtgatgggaGACCCTCCAGTTCAGGCTTCCTGGCCTCGCGCAAGTTCCAAATGCCAGGAGCAGAGGAATTTCCCCTGACCCTTGGTCTTCTTCTGCAGCAGGCGCAAG TGAGTTTCCACTATCAGATAAAGCATGAGTGTCATTTCTCCAATGGGACGGAGCGAGTGCGCTACCTGGAAAGATACTTCTATAACCGAGAGGAGTTCGTGCGCTTCGACAGTGACTTGGGCAAGTTCCAGGCGGTGACTGAGCTGGGGCAGCAAAACGCTGAATCCTGGAATCAACAGAAGGACACCGTCGAGTATAAGTGGGCCGCAGTGCGCAGGTTCTGCAAACACAACTACAAGGTCGGGGAGAGCTTCACTGTGCAGCGGAGAG TTGAGCCTCTGGTGACCGTGTTTCCTTCAAAGACGCAGTCCCTGCAGCACCACAACCTCCTGGTCTGCTCTGTGAATGGTTTCTATCCGGGTCACATTGAAATCAGGTGGTTCCGGAATGGCCAGGAAGAGAAGGCAGGGGTTGTCTCCACAGGTCTCGTTCCTAATGGAGACTGGACGTTCCAGACCCAGGTGATGCTTGAATCAGTCCCTCAGAGTGGAGACATCTACAGCTGCCAAGTGGAGCACCCAAGCCTCCAGAGCCCCATCACAGTAGAATGGA gGGCTGAAAGTGAATTTGCTCTGAGCAAAATACTGAGTGGAATTGGGGGCTTTGTTCTGGGCCTACTCTTCCTTGGCGTAGGCCTGTTGGTCAACTACAAGAGTCAGAAAG gACACTCAGGACTTCAGCCAACAACTAATCTTTAG